From one Idiomarina sp. X4 genomic stretch:
- a CDS encoding peptidylprolyl isomerase, with amino-acid sequence MIQVNQTEIPEKMILEEMQYHPAETREEAMAKAAEALVIGELFKQRANDLGIEVLDDTADGGSDDFIEKLIDREVARPEADEQACRQYFEQNPERFKTSPIVEARHILLAAAPDDDLERVNAKRMAEQLIEELKQGHDFAQLARQYSSCPSKETDGNLGQLSRGQTVPEFERQLFTAELGVMKYPVESRYGFHVVSVDHKIDGKPLPYDAVRDKIAEYLEEKVHRKAVSQYIQALANEADIKGFDFVSTGSPLLQ; translated from the coding sequence ATGATTCAAGTTAATCAAACGGAAATTCCGGAAAAAATGATTCTGGAAGAAATGCAGTATCATCCGGCAGAAACGCGTGAAGAAGCCATGGCGAAAGCAGCGGAAGCGCTGGTCATTGGTGAACTGTTTAAACAGCGTGCTAATGACTTAGGTATAGAAGTGCTGGATGACACAGCTGACGGTGGCAGTGACGATTTTATCGAGAAACTGATTGATCGTGAGGTTGCTCGTCCCGAAGCCGACGAACAAGCCTGTCGTCAGTATTTTGAGCAAAACCCGGAGCGCTTTAAAACGTCACCCATTGTTGAAGCTCGACATATCCTGTTGGCAGCCGCACCGGACGACGACTTAGAGCGTGTTAATGCCAAGCGTATGGCAGAGCAGTTAATTGAAGAGCTCAAGCAAGGCCACGACTTTGCTCAGTTAGCGCGTCAGTACTCTTCGTGCCCGTCTAAAGAAACCGATGGTAACCTAGGGCAACTGAGTCGCGGGCAAACCGTTCCTGAGTTTGAGCGCCAGTTATTTACTGCCGAACTGGGCGTGATGAAATATCCGGTTGAAAGCCGTTATGGCTTTCACGTTGTCAGCGTGGATCATAAAATCGACGGCAAACCGTTACCTTATGACGCTGTTCGCGACAAAATTGCTGAGTATCTGGAAGAAAAAGTGCATCGTAAAGCGGTGTCACAATATATTCAGGCATTGGCAAATGAAGCGGATATTAAAGGTTTTGATTTTGTCAGTACCGGGTCACCGCTGTTACAGTAA